A DNA window from Caretta caretta isolate rCarCar2 chromosome 7, rCarCar1.hap1, whole genome shotgun sequence contains the following coding sequences:
- the A1CF gene encoding APOBEC1 complementation factor isoform X2 — protein sequence MESNQKSGDGLTGTQKEAALRALIHRTGYSLIQENGQRKYGGPPPGWDAPPPERGCEIFIGKLPRDLFEDELIPLCEKIGKIYEMRMMMDFNGNNRGYAFVTFSNKQEAKNAIKQLNNYEIRNGRLLGVCASVDNCRLFVGGIPKNKKREEILAEMRKVTDGVIDVIVYPSAADKTKNRGFAFVEYESHRAAAMARRKLLPGRIQLWGHPIAVDWAEPEVEVDEDTMSSVKILYVRNLMLSTTEETIEKEFNNIKPGAVERIKKIRDYAFVHFNNRDDAIEAMKALNGKVLDGSPIEVTLAKPVDKDSYVRHTRGTGGRGTMLQGEYTYTFGHVYDPATAYLGAPVFYAPQAFTTIPNLHFPATKGDLSSRGIIRTPSIRGAAGVRGLGGRGYLAYTGLGRGYQVKGEKRGEDKLYDLLPGMELTPMNHIALKPHGIKLAPQVLEEICQKNNWGQPVYQLHSAIGQDQRQLFLYKITIPALASQNPTIHPFTPPKLSAYVDEAKTYAAEYTLQTLGIPTEGAETPATAPAFPGYTIANPAATVPVTQLKQAVTLGQDLAPYATYEAYPAFAVATRSDGYGTF from the exons ATGGAATCAAATCAAAAATCGGGGGATGGTTTGACCGGCACACAGAAAGAAGCTGCTCTCCGTGCATTAATTCACCGCACAGGATATAGTTTGATCCAG GAAAATGGACAAAGAAAGTATGGAGGTCCACCGCCTGGTTGGGATGCCCCGCCACCAGAGAGGGGCTGTGAGATTTTCATTGGGAAATTACCCCGAGACCTTTTTGAAGATGAACTTATTCCATTATGTGAAAAA attggTAAAATCTATGAAATGAGAATGATGatggacttcaatggaaacaATAGGGGATATGCCTTTGTAACATTCTCTAACAAACAGGAGGCTAAGAATGCAATCAAGCAACTTAATAATTATGAAATTAG GAATGGACGACTCCTAGGGGtttgtgccagtgtagacaactGCCGTTTGTTTGTAGGAGGAATCCCAAAAAACAAGAAGAGAGAAGAAATTTTAGCAGAGATGAGGAAAGTCACAGATGGGGTCATTGATGTCATTGTGTATCCCAGTGCagcagacaaaacaaaaaaccgtGGCTTTGCTTTTGTGGAATATGAAAGTCATCGAGCAGCAGCAATGGCAAGAAGAAAACTGCTACCAG GAAGAATACAGTTATGGGGACATCCTATTGCTGTAGACTGGGCAGAACCAGAAGTTGAAGTTGATGAAGATACAATGTCATCAGTTAAAATTCTGTATGTGCGAAACCTTATGCTATCAACCACCGAAGAGACGATTGAAAAAGAATTCAACAATATTAAACCAG GTGCAGttgaaagaataaagaaaatcaGAGACTATGCATTTGTACACTTTAATAACAGAGACGATGCAATTGAAGCTATGAAAGCCTTAAACGGGAAG GTGCTGGATGGTTCCCCTATTGAAGTGACATTAGCAAAACCAGTAGACAAAGACAGTTACGTTAGACACACCAGAGGTACAGGGGGACGAGGTACCATGCTACAAGGAGAATATACTTACACATTTGGACATGTGTATGATCCCGCCACAGCCTACCTTGGAGCTCCAGTCTTCTATGCACCTCAGGCCTTCACGACTATTCCTAACCTTCATTTCCCTGCCACCAAGGGTGACCTCAGCAGTAGGGGCATTATCCGAACTCCATCCATTAGAG GGGCTGCGGGAGTTAGAGGACTAGGAGGACGTGGATACTTGGCTTACACTGGCTTGGGTCGTGGATACCAGGTCAAAGGAGAAAAGAGGGGAGAAGACAAACTCTATGATCTTTTGCCTGGAATGGAGCTTACCCCAATGAACCATATTGCTTTAAAACCACATGGAATTAAACTTGCTCCTCAG GTCTTAGAAGAAATCTGCCAGAAAAATAACTGGGGACAACCTGTTTATCAGCTTCATTCTGCAATTGGCCAGGACCAAAGACAACTATTCCTATATAAAATCACTATTCCTGCCCTTGCCAGCCAGAATCCTACTAT ACATCCCTTCACACCTCCTAAGCTTAGTGCATATGTTGATGAAGCCAAGACCTATGCTGCAGAATATACTCTTCAGACCCTGGGCATTCCCACAGAGGGAGCAGAGACTCCTGCTACAGCTCCTGCTTTTCCAG GATACACCATTGCTAATCCAGCTGCTACTGTACCAGTTACACAACTAAAACAAGCAGTGACGCTGGGACAAGATTTAGCACCTTACGCAACGTATGAAGCCTACCCTGCCTTTGCAGTAGCTACTCGTAGTGATGGTTATGGAACGTTTTGa
- the A1CF gene encoding APOBEC1 complementation factor isoform X1, which translates to MESNQKSGDGLTGTQKEAALRALIHRTGYSLIQENGQRKYGGPPPGWDAPPPERGCEIFIGKLPRDLFEDELIPLCEKIGKIYEMRMMMDFNGNNRGYAFVTFSNKQEAKNAIKQLNNYEIRNGRLLGVCASVDNCRLFVGGIPKNKKREEILAEMRKVTDGVIDVIVYPSAADKTKNRGFAFVEYESHRAAAMARRKLLPGRIQLWGHPIAVDWAEPEVEVDEDTMSSVKILYVRNLMLSTTEETIEKEFNNIKPGAVERIKKIRDYAFVHFNNRDDAIEAMKALNGKVLDGSPIEVTLAKPVDKDSYVRHTRGTGGRGTMLQGEYTYTFGHVYDPATAYLGAPVFYAPQAFTTIPNLHFPATKGDLSSRGIIRTPSIREIYMNVPVGAAGVRGLGGRGYLAYTGLGRGYQVKGEKRGEDKLYDLLPGMELTPMNHIALKPHGIKLAPQVLEEICQKNNWGQPVYQLHSAIGQDQRQLFLYKITIPALASQNPTIHPFTPPKLSAYVDEAKTYAAEYTLQTLGIPTEGAETPATAPAFPGYTIANPAATVPVTQLKQAVTLGQDLAPYATYEAYPAFAVATRSDGYGTF; encoded by the exons ATGGAATCAAATCAAAAATCGGGGGATGGTTTGACCGGCACACAGAAAGAAGCTGCTCTCCGTGCATTAATTCACCGCACAGGATATAGTTTGATCCAG GAAAATGGACAAAGAAAGTATGGAGGTCCACCGCCTGGTTGGGATGCCCCGCCACCAGAGAGGGGCTGTGAGATTTTCATTGGGAAATTACCCCGAGACCTTTTTGAAGATGAACTTATTCCATTATGTGAAAAA attggTAAAATCTATGAAATGAGAATGATGatggacttcaatggaaacaATAGGGGATATGCCTTTGTAACATTCTCTAACAAACAGGAGGCTAAGAATGCAATCAAGCAACTTAATAATTATGAAATTAG GAATGGACGACTCCTAGGGGtttgtgccagtgtagacaactGCCGTTTGTTTGTAGGAGGAATCCCAAAAAACAAGAAGAGAGAAGAAATTTTAGCAGAGATGAGGAAAGTCACAGATGGGGTCATTGATGTCATTGTGTATCCCAGTGCagcagacaaaacaaaaaaccgtGGCTTTGCTTTTGTGGAATATGAAAGTCATCGAGCAGCAGCAATGGCAAGAAGAAAACTGCTACCAG GAAGAATACAGTTATGGGGACATCCTATTGCTGTAGACTGGGCAGAACCAGAAGTTGAAGTTGATGAAGATACAATGTCATCAGTTAAAATTCTGTATGTGCGAAACCTTATGCTATCAACCACCGAAGAGACGATTGAAAAAGAATTCAACAATATTAAACCAG GTGCAGttgaaagaataaagaaaatcaGAGACTATGCATTTGTACACTTTAATAACAGAGACGATGCAATTGAAGCTATGAAAGCCTTAAACGGGAAG GTGCTGGATGGTTCCCCTATTGAAGTGACATTAGCAAAACCAGTAGACAAAGACAGTTACGTTAGACACACCAGAGGTACAGGGGGACGAGGTACCATGCTACAAGGAGAATATACTTACACATTTGGACATGTGTATGATCCCGCCACAGCCTACCTTGGAGCTCCAGTCTTCTATGCACCTCAGGCCTTCACGACTATTCCTAACCTTCATTTCCCTGCCACCAAGGGTGACCTCAGCAGTAGGGGCATTATCCGAACTCCATCCATTAGAG AAATTTACATGAATGTACCTGTAGGGGCTGCGGGAGTTAGAGGACTAGGAGGACGTGGATACTTGGCTTACACTGGCTTGGGTCGTGGATACCAGGTCAAAGGAGAAAAGAGGGGAGAAGACAAACTCTATGATCTTTTGCCTGGAATGGAGCTTACCCCAATGAACCATATTGCTTTAAAACCACATGGAATTAAACTTGCTCCTCAG GTCTTAGAAGAAATCTGCCAGAAAAATAACTGGGGACAACCTGTTTATCAGCTTCATTCTGCAATTGGCCAGGACCAAAGACAACTATTCCTATATAAAATCACTATTCCTGCCCTTGCCAGCCAGAATCCTACTAT ACATCCCTTCACACCTCCTAAGCTTAGTGCATATGTTGATGAAGCCAAGACCTATGCTGCAGAATATACTCTTCAGACCCTGGGCATTCCCACAGAGGGAGCAGAGACTCCTGCTACAGCTCCTGCTTTTCCAG GATACACCATTGCTAATCCAGCTGCTACTGTACCAGTTACACAACTAAAACAAGCAGTGACGCTGGGACAAGATTTAGCACCTTACGCAACGTATGAAGCCTACCCTGCCTTTGCAGTAGCTACTCGTAGTGATGGTTATGGAACGTTTTGa
- the A1CF gene encoding APOBEC1 complementation factor isoform X3, producing the protein MESNQKSGDGLTGTQKEAALRALIHRTGYSLIQENGQRKYGGPPPGWDAPPPERGCEIFIGKLPRDLFEDELIPLCEKIGKIYEMRMMMDFNGNNRGYAFVTFSNKQEAKNAIKQLNNYEIRNGRLLGVCASVDNCRLFVGGIPKNKKREEILAEMRKVTDGVIDVIVYPSAADKTKNRGFAFVEYESHRAAAMARRKLLPGRIQLWGHPIAVDWAEPEVEVDEDTMSSVKILYVRNLMLSTTEETIEKEFNNIKPGAVERIKKIRDYAFVHFNNRDDAIEAMKALNGKVLDGSPIEVTLAKPVDKDSYVRHTRGTGGRGTMLQGEYTYTFGHVYDPATAYLGAPVFYAPQAFTTIPNLHFPATKGDLSSRGIIRTPSIREIYMNVPVGAAGVRGLGGRGYLAYTGLGRGYQVKGEKRGEDKLYDLLPGMELTPMNHIALKPHGIKLAPQVLEEICQKNNWGQPVYQLHSAIGQDQRQLFLYKITIPALASQNPTIHPFTPPKLSAYVDEAKTYAAEYTLQTLGIPTEGAETPATAPAFPGM; encoded by the exons ATGGAATCAAATCAAAAATCGGGGGATGGTTTGACCGGCACACAGAAAGAAGCTGCTCTCCGTGCATTAATTCACCGCACAGGATATAGTTTGATCCAG GAAAATGGACAAAGAAAGTATGGAGGTCCACCGCCTGGTTGGGATGCCCCGCCACCAGAGAGGGGCTGTGAGATTTTCATTGGGAAATTACCCCGAGACCTTTTTGAAGATGAACTTATTCCATTATGTGAAAAA attggTAAAATCTATGAAATGAGAATGATGatggacttcaatggaaacaATAGGGGATATGCCTTTGTAACATTCTCTAACAAACAGGAGGCTAAGAATGCAATCAAGCAACTTAATAATTATGAAATTAG GAATGGACGACTCCTAGGGGtttgtgccagtgtagacaactGCCGTTTGTTTGTAGGAGGAATCCCAAAAAACAAGAAGAGAGAAGAAATTTTAGCAGAGATGAGGAAAGTCACAGATGGGGTCATTGATGTCATTGTGTATCCCAGTGCagcagacaaaacaaaaaaccgtGGCTTTGCTTTTGTGGAATATGAAAGTCATCGAGCAGCAGCAATGGCAAGAAGAAAACTGCTACCAG GAAGAATACAGTTATGGGGACATCCTATTGCTGTAGACTGGGCAGAACCAGAAGTTGAAGTTGATGAAGATACAATGTCATCAGTTAAAATTCTGTATGTGCGAAACCTTATGCTATCAACCACCGAAGAGACGATTGAAAAAGAATTCAACAATATTAAACCAG GTGCAGttgaaagaataaagaaaatcaGAGACTATGCATTTGTACACTTTAATAACAGAGACGATGCAATTGAAGCTATGAAAGCCTTAAACGGGAAG GTGCTGGATGGTTCCCCTATTGAAGTGACATTAGCAAAACCAGTAGACAAAGACAGTTACGTTAGACACACCAGAGGTACAGGGGGACGAGGTACCATGCTACAAGGAGAATATACTTACACATTTGGACATGTGTATGATCCCGCCACAGCCTACCTTGGAGCTCCAGTCTTCTATGCACCTCAGGCCTTCACGACTATTCCTAACCTTCATTTCCCTGCCACCAAGGGTGACCTCAGCAGTAGGGGCATTATCCGAACTCCATCCATTAGAG AAATTTACATGAATGTACCTGTAGGGGCTGCGGGAGTTAGAGGACTAGGAGGACGTGGATACTTGGCTTACACTGGCTTGGGTCGTGGATACCAGGTCAAAGGAGAAAAGAGGGGAGAAGACAAACTCTATGATCTTTTGCCTGGAATGGAGCTTACCCCAATGAACCATATTGCTTTAAAACCACATGGAATTAAACTTGCTCCTCAG GTCTTAGAAGAAATCTGCCAGAAAAATAACTGGGGACAACCTGTTTATCAGCTTCATTCTGCAATTGGCCAGGACCAAAGACAACTATTCCTATATAAAATCACTATTCCTGCCCTTGCCAGCCAGAATCCTACTAT ACATCCCTTCACACCTCCTAAGCTTAGTGCATATGTTGATGAAGCCAAGACCTATGCTGCAGAATATACTCTTCAGACCCTGGGCATTCCCACAGAGGGAGCAGAGACTCCTGCTACAGCTCCTGCTTTTCCAGGTATGTGA